A genomic window from Chitinophaga pollutisoli includes:
- a CDS encoding c-type cytochrome domain-containing protein, with amino-acid sequence MMILLQGGWGLFIGRFHPLLVHLPIGILIIAFVLEWLSRFRQLAVLGAAVLPTLLFGAISAVAACVAGYLLSLSGGYDEAALNLHMWMGIAVAVLSILLCVFRKYNLFRKSWLPVSALMILALSVAGHYGGNLTHGEDYLTAAWPFGKNQAPAAAAYKNIDDAKVYEHLVQPILEQKCYSCHNEQKLKGGLRLDGMAHIREGGENGPVLKDSIPEMSELYKRLILPESDDHRMPPKGKPQLTPLDLEILYWWIQQGAPDSATVRELTKSPRIQLAFEGMKPSGDGTHPYMPLTETADPSTEAVNALVRTGMKVMPVAANSGFVMVSAVNASGFGNADAPLLQPLGKHIVWLNLAGSAMSDSGLQVVATLPALTRLQLEYTGVTDQGLQYLSNAKQLKYLNLTGTKITDKGLGYLRNQAALQEVFLYGTGVTAAGVEQLRKALPDANIDTGGYRMPVLATDTAVFRKNPS; translated from the coding sequence ATGATGATTTTGTTGCAAGGCGGATGGGGACTGTTTATCGGCCGGTTCCATCCCTTACTCGTTCACCTGCCGATCGGTATTCTGATCATCGCATTCGTCCTCGAATGGCTGAGCCGCTTCCGGCAGCTCGCCGTACTGGGCGCGGCGGTATTACCTACCTTGCTATTCGGCGCGATCTCCGCCGTGGCGGCTTGCGTGGCGGGATACCTGCTGTCGCTGTCGGGCGGTTACGACGAAGCCGCTTTGAACCTGCATATGTGGATGGGCATTGCCGTGGCGGTGCTTTCCATCCTGTTGTGTGTTTTCCGTAAATACAACCTGTTCCGCAAATCCTGGTTGCCGGTGTCCGCCCTCATGATCCTGGCGCTTTCGGTAGCGGGACATTACGGCGGCAACCTCACCCACGGCGAAGATTACCTGACGGCAGCCTGGCCATTTGGGAAGAATCAGGCCCCCGCCGCCGCGGCCTACAAAAACATCGACGACGCCAAAGTATATGAACACCTCGTTCAGCCCATCCTCGAGCAAAAATGTTATTCCTGCCATAACGAGCAAAAACTGAAAGGCGGCCTCCGCCTCGACGGCATGGCGCATATCCGCGAAGGGGGAGAAAACGGGCCAGTGCTGAAAGACAGCATCCCCGAAATGAGCGAACTTTACAAACGCCTTATCCTTCCTGAATCCGACGATCACCGCATGCCGCCCAAAGGCAAACCGCAACTCACCCCGCTCGACCTGGAAATCCTCTATTGGTGGATCCAGCAGGGCGCCCCGGATTCCGCGACCGTCCGCGAATTGACGAAATCCCCGCGCATACAGCTGGCTTTCGAAGGCATGAAACCCTCCGGCGACGGTACCCATCCATACATGCCGCTTACGGAAACCGCCGATCCTTCCACCGAAGCCGTCAACGCACTCGTGAGAACAGGCATGAAAGTGATGCCCGTGGCCGCCAACAGCGGATTTGTGATGGTCAGCGCCGTAAATGCTTCCGGCTTCGGCAACGCGGATGCGCCACTGCTGCAGCCGCTGGGCAAACATATCGTCTGGCTCAACCTCGCCGGCTCCGCCATGAGCGACAGCGGATTACAGGTTGTCGCGACACTTCCCGCCCTCACAAGACTCCAGCTCGAATACACGGGCGTTACCGACCAGGGCCTGCAATATCTTTCCAACGCCAAACAACTAAAATACCTCAACCTCACCGGCACCAAAATCACCGATAAAGGGCTGGGTTATCTCCGCAATCAAGCGGCCTTGCAGGAAGTTTTCCTGTACGGCACGGGCGTTACCGCCGCGGGCGTGGAGCAACTCCGCAAAGCCCTGCCGGACGCGAACATAGATACAGGTGGCTACCGCATGCCGGTACTGGCCACGGATACCGCCGTGTTCAGGAAAAATCCGTCCTGA
- a CDS encoding alpha/beta fold hydrolase — protein sequence MPVLTATDYAAPFLLSNRHLNTVFPTLFRRIAPALYQRERISTPDNDFLDLDFSRTGSRSAVIILHGLEGNSTRVYVTGMVHIFNDSGFDTVSMNFRGCSGESNKALRFYHSGETGDLQTVINHISPYYDHIHLIGFSLGGNVMLKYVGEKGPSIPKNIKSAVAISVPVDLLDSSTELEKRHNSLYRMRFIRSLGEKLTEKSKAYPNDISLDGFSAIRTFREFDDRYTAPLHGFRDAEDYWRQSSSAFYLQGISIPTLLINALDDPFLGKGCYPFDAASANPNFHLETPGNGGHVGFVTFSEKYYWSEKRAWQFIQHHR from the coding sequence ATGCCGGTATTGACCGCTACAGATTACGCTGCCCCTTTCCTGCTGAGCAACCGGCATCTGAACACGGTATTTCCGACACTGTTCCGCCGCATTGCCCCCGCGCTGTACCAGCGCGAACGGATTTCCACGCCCGATAACGACTTCCTCGACCTGGATTTCAGCCGTACCGGCAGCCGCAGCGCCGTGATTATCCTCCACGGGCTGGAAGGCAATTCCACCCGCGTATATGTAACCGGGATGGTGCATATTTTCAACGACAGCGGCTTCGATACCGTTTCTATGAACTTCAGGGGCTGCAGCGGGGAAAGCAATAAAGCCCTCCGTTTTTACCACAGCGGCGAAACGGGCGACCTCCAAACCGTCATCAACCACATCTCCCCTTATTACGACCACATCCACCTGATTGGTTTTTCGCTGGGTGGGAATGTGATGTTGAAATATGTCGGCGAGAAGGGCCCCTCCATCCCCAAAAACATCAAATCCGCCGTCGCGATCTCCGTACCGGTAGACCTGCTTGATAGCTCCACCGAACTGGAAAAGCGCCACAACAGCCTGTACCGCATGCGCTTCATCCGCTCCCTCGGCGAAAAATTAACCGAGAAATCCAAAGCCTATCCCAACGATATTTCCCTGGACGGTTTCTCCGCCATCCGTACCTTCCGGGAATTCGACGACCGCTACACCGCGCCCCTGCACGGTTTCCGGGATGCGGAAGACTACTGGCGGCAATCCAGTTCCGCGTTCTACCTGCAAGGCATTTCCATCCCCACGCTGCTCATCAATGCCCTCGACGATCCCTTCCTCGGGAAAGGCTGCTATCCCTTCGACGCGGCGTCAGCCAACCCGAACTTTCATCTGGAAACGCCCGGAAACGGCGGCCACGTGGGTTTCGTCACTTTTTCGGAAAAATATTACTGGTCCGAAAAACGCGCCTGGCAATTCATCCAACACCACCGGTGA
- a CDS encoding FadR/GntR family transcriptional regulator, with amino-acid sequence MMNKGTILRRNSLADEVAAGLQAQITGETYAVGDRLPAEPELMAQFGVGRSTVREAVRLLVNAGMLRVQQGQGTFVTSRQPLTGPLGKKLHGADYQELNEVRLLLEVKIAEKAALHRTRDDLARMKAHLRAREKFARSGNVDATMQADVHFHTSIAVASKNSIMLELYQTIATHMLQSFKDRHKDTSDFAITQSMHKALLDAIADQDPAAALLWATRISTHNR; translated from the coding sequence ATGATGAACAAAGGAACCATATTGCGGCGCAACAGCCTGGCAGACGAAGTGGCTGCCGGCCTGCAGGCGCAGATCACCGGCGAAACCTATGCCGTGGGCGACCGCCTGCCCGCCGAACCGGAGCTGATGGCGCAGTTCGGCGTGGGCCGCAGCACCGTGCGGGAAGCCGTGCGGCTGCTCGTCAACGCCGGGATGCTAAGAGTGCAACAGGGCCAGGGCACTTTCGTAACGTCGCGCCAACCGCTCACCGGGCCCCTCGGCAAAAAGCTCCACGGCGCGGATTACCAGGAGCTCAACGAAGTCCGCCTCCTCCTCGAAGTGAAAATCGCCGAAAAAGCAGCGCTCCACCGCACCCGCGACGATCTCGCGCGCATGAAGGCCCACCTCCGCGCCCGCGAAAAATTCGCCAGATCCGGCAATGTGGACGCTACCATGCAGGCTGATGTCCACTTTCACACGAGCATCGCCGTGGCTTCCAAGAACAGCATCATGCTCGAGCTGTACCAAACCATCGCCACGCATATGCTGCAGTCGTTCAAAGACCGCCATAAAGACACCAGCGATTTCGCCATCACCCAGTCGATGCACAAAGCCCTCCTCGACGCCATCGCCGACCAGGACCCCGCCGCCGCATTGCTCTGGGCCACGCGCATCAGCACCCATAACCGTTGA
- a CDS encoding DUF2490 domain-containing protein, whose protein sequence is MKRMLILLAVLLQSGVMMAQVDIRGWYTHFSTFRIPKTKFSVYAELQYRFGQRHSPNQTIVLRPGINYHINESMTVSAGYAHIDYTDKWAHEERRTWQQFAFSHPVKMLLLEHRARLEQRFLHETVYHPADEMEVKHFTGHRFRYQLRGMLPFNGQQNFTKGIYAAVQNELFIDINNNSYYSKAGLNENRMFVGPGYRFSRKFDVELGYMHHYKKRYGYSENQHAIQLTSYLRL, encoded by the coding sequence ATGAAACGCATGCTTATACTCCTCGCCGTACTCCTGCAATCGGGAGTAATGATGGCCCAGGTCGACATCCGCGGATGGTACACCCACTTTTCCACTTTCCGTATCCCGAAAACCAAATTCAGCGTCTATGCGGAACTCCAGTACCGGTTCGGGCAGCGCCACAGCCCGAACCAGACGATCGTACTCCGTCCAGGCATCAATTACCACATCAACGAAAGCATGACCGTTTCGGCTGGCTACGCCCATATCGATTACACCGACAAATGGGCGCACGAGGAACGCCGCACCTGGCAGCAGTTCGCCTTCTCGCACCCGGTTAAAATGCTGCTGCTGGAACACCGCGCCCGGCTGGAACAGCGCTTCTTACATGAAACCGTGTATCATCCGGCTGATGAGATGGAAGTAAAACATTTCACAGGCCACCGGTTCCGTTACCAGCTCAGGGGTATGCTGCCTTTCAACGGGCAGCAAAATTTCACCAAAGGAATATACGCCGCCGTACAAAATGAGCTGTTCATCGACATCAACAACAATTCTTACTACAGCAAAGCCGGGCTCAACGAAAACCGTATGTTCGTCGGCCCCGGTTACCGTTTCAGCCGCAAGTTTGATGTGGAGCTCGGATACATGCACCATTACAAGAAACGGTACGGGTATTCAGAAAACCAGCACGCGATCCAACTGACTTCCTACCTGCGGTTGTAA
- a CDS encoding DUF2490 domain-containing protein, translating to MIRSILLCALFIQSASVMAQSQFSGWFANFSTFRIPDSKFSVHFDGQLRSSDNWESLQTYIVRPGINFHARKNIILTAGYANVGNRTFGSMFSEHRIWEQLIVTHNIGKFMPFQHRVRVEQRFIPVVQALNGYEPEKVESNVSHRVRYFVRGLLPFSGEAGFKQGFFGAVQNEIFINFANTEYANSHAFDQNRAYGAIGYRFSSKFDLEAGYLHHYTMRFNGQNTFRVTNNVIQLATYVRL from the coding sequence ATGATCAGATCAATTCTATTGTGCGCGCTCTTCATCCAAAGCGCCTCCGTAATGGCACAAAGCCAATTCAGCGGCTGGTTTGCCAATTTTTCCACTTTCCGCATACCGGACAGCAAGTTCAGCGTCCATTTCGACGGGCAGCTGCGCAGCTCCGACAACTGGGAATCGCTGCAAACGTACATCGTGCGGCCCGGCATTAACTTTCACGCCCGGAAGAACATCATTCTCACGGCGGGTTACGCCAACGTCGGCAACCGTACCTTTGGGAGCATGTTCTCCGAGCACCGTATCTGGGAGCAGCTCATCGTGACCCACAACATCGGGAAGTTCATGCCGTTCCAGCACCGCGTTCGCGTGGAGCAGCGGTTCATTCCCGTAGTGCAAGCCCTGAACGGCTACGAACCGGAGAAAGTGGAAAGCAATGTATCGCACCGCGTGCGGTATTTCGTCCGAGGACTGCTCCCTTTCAGCGGGGAAGCCGGCTTTAAGCAAGGGTTCTTCGGCGCGGTGCAAAACGAAATCTTCATCAATTTCGCCAACACCGAGTATGCGAACAGCCACGCTTTCGACCAGAACCGCGCTTATGGCGCCATTGGTTACCGCTTCAGCTCCAAATTCGACCTGGAAGCGGGATACCTTCACCATTACACGATGCGCTTCAACGGTCAAAACACTTTCCGGGTTACCAACAACGTGATCCAGCTGGCCACGTATGTAAGGTTATAA
- a CDS encoding helix-turn-helix transcriptional regulator, with the protein MERIQSLEEFYHAKQIPLPEGMNRELGHFNVFNSSDYIGKDVPMPYSRKDFYKVAFVSGRNRYFFADKTMDVDRFGLFFANPQVPYQCEHLDERQAGFFCIFTEAFFHGHSSLKLSDFPLFRPGGTPLICLPEAQVQPVIDLFQKMIAELHSDYAYKSDLLRNYAMELIHLGMKLQPSAAPHLPTNAATRISSLFSDLLERQFPIESPRQQVNLRTAFDFAAQLSIHVNHLNKALKDATGKSTSDHIADRVLQEAKALLKHTNWNVSEIGYSLGFQEPAHFNNFFKKKTQLTPRTFRTA; encoded by the coding sequence ATGGAAAGGATACAGTCCCTCGAAGAATTCTACCATGCGAAGCAGATTCCCCTTCCGGAAGGCATGAACCGGGAGCTGGGACATTTCAACGTTTTCAACTCCTCCGACTACATCGGCAAAGACGTTCCGATGCCTTACAGCCGTAAGGATTTTTATAAAGTCGCGTTCGTGAGCGGCCGCAACCGTTATTTCTTCGCCGACAAAACGATGGATGTGGACCGGTTCGGCCTCTTCTTCGCCAACCCGCAGGTGCCGTACCAATGCGAGCACCTCGACGAGCGGCAGGCGGGCTTTTTCTGTATTTTCACGGAGGCGTTCTTCCACGGGCATTCGTCCCTGAAACTGAGCGATTTTCCTCTTTTCCGCCCCGGCGGCACGCCCTTGATCTGCCTTCCCGAAGCGCAGGTGCAGCCGGTTATCGACCTTTTCCAGAAAATGATCGCCGAGCTGCATTCCGATTACGCGTATAAAAGCGATCTGCTGCGCAACTACGCGATGGAACTGATCCACCTGGGCATGAAGCTGCAGCCTTCCGCCGCACCCCATTTACCCACCAACGCGGCCACACGGATCTCTTCGCTGTTTTCCGATCTCCTGGAGCGGCAATTCCCCATCGAATCGCCGCGGCAACAGGTGAACCTGCGCACGGCTTTCGATTTCGCGGCGCAGCTGTCCATCCACGTCAACCACCTCAACAAAGCGTTGAAAGACGCGACGGGCAAATCCACTTCGGACCACATTGCCGACCGGGTGCTCCAGGAAGCCAAGGCCCTGCTGAAGCACACCAATTGGAATGTTTCCGAAATAGGCTACAGTCTTGGGTTCCAGGAACCCGCCCACTTCAATAATTTCTTCAAGAAAAAAACGCAGCTGACTCCCCGCACTTTCCGTACCGCCTGA
- a CDS encoding TIM barrel protein: MQQTINRRNFLQRTAALGAGTLLSQLPAVANMPAAQAGFKLVVLATDWGFPGNRDALCKEAKEAGYDGIEVWWPGSPEAQKEIFDAVEKYGLEVGFLASGGSNEFSEHAKSFEATLLAATGNRRKKPLYVNCHSGRDYYTELQNNLLIDITTRIARSSGVPVYHETHRARMMFAAHITRKFIEAKPDLRLTLDISHWCNVHESFLADQKETVTLALQRTGHIHARIGHPEGPQVNDPRAPEWDHAVKAHFAWWDEVAKMKRAKGEVMTVLTEFGPADYMPTLPYTRQPLADQWAINVHMKDLLKARYGA; this comes from the coding sequence ATGCAACAAACGATCAACCGGAGGAATTTTCTCCAGCGCACCGCCGCCCTGGGCGCGGGTACTTTATTGTCGCAACTCCCGGCGGTGGCGAATATGCCGGCCGCGCAGGCAGGTTTTAAACTGGTAGTGCTGGCTACCGACTGGGGCTTCCCCGGCAACCGCGACGCTCTCTGCAAAGAAGCCAAAGAAGCAGGCTACGACGGTATTGAAGTGTGGTGGCCCGGATCACCCGAAGCGCAAAAGGAAATCTTCGACGCGGTGGAAAAGTACGGGCTGGAAGTAGGGTTCCTGGCATCCGGGGGCAGCAACGAGTTCTCCGAACATGCAAAATCATTCGAAGCCACGCTGCTGGCCGCCACAGGCAACCGGCGGAAGAAGCCCCTGTATGTGAATTGCCATTCCGGCAGGGATTATTATACCGAATTGCAGAATAACCTGCTGATCGATATCACCACGCGCATCGCGAGGTCGTCGGGCGTACCAGTATACCACGAAACCCACCGCGCGCGCATGATGTTCGCCGCGCATATCACCCGGAAATTCATCGAAGCCAAACCGGATTTGCGGCTAACGCTGGACATCTCGCACTGGTGCAACGTGCATGAATCCTTCCTGGCAGACCAAAAGGAAACCGTTACCCTCGCGCTCCAGCGCACCGGCCACATCCATGCCAGGATCGGCCACCCCGAAGGACCGCAGGTCAACGATCCCCGCGCGCCGGAATGGGACCACGCCGTGAAAGCGCACTTCGCCTGGTGGGATGAAGTGGCGAAAATGAAACGCGCCAAAGGTGAAGTGATGACCGTGCTCACCGAATTCGGGCCGGCGGATTACATGCCAACATTACCTTATACCCGGCAACCCCTGGCCGACCAATGGGCCATCAATGTACATATGAAAGATCTTTTAAAAGCACGTTACGGCGCATGA
- a CDS encoding MFS transporter: protein MDTTLETDDPQVQARQLAEKTAFSVLIALSFTHLLNDTIQSLIPAIYPQLKDSLHLSFSQIGLITLTFQLSASILQPLVGLYTDKRPQPYSLAIGMGFTLVGLLCLAMAHSFVIVLISVALVGMGSAVFHPEASRLAYMASGGRHGMAQSLFQVGGNTGSSLGPLLAAAIIVPFGQSSIAWFSLIAMLAIFVMLRISKWYLGNTHRIKPKKAAGHHAALQLSKGKVAFALGILLLLIFSKYFYMASLTSYYTFYLIGKFNVSVQAAQVYLFVFLFAIAAGTFIGGPVGDRIGRKYVIWISILGVAPFALLMPHANLFWTVILSVFIGVILSSAFSAILVYAQELMPGKVGMIAGLFFGFAFGMAGVGSALLGELADRTSIYYVYEVCAYLPLIGLLTGFLPNIEGSRKK, encoded by the coding sequence ATGGACACTACGCTTGAAACGGACGACCCACAGGTACAGGCCAGGCAACTGGCGGAGAAGACCGCCTTTTCGGTGCTTATCGCCCTGAGCTTTACGCACCTGCTGAACGACACTATTCAGTCGCTTATCCCCGCGATTTATCCGCAGCTGAAGGATTCCCTTCACCTTAGTTTTTCGCAGATCGGCCTTATCACACTTACTTTCCAGCTTTCAGCATCTATCCTGCAGCCGCTGGTGGGGCTGTACACCGACAAGCGCCCGCAGCCTTACTCCCTCGCCATCGGCATGGGTTTCACGCTGGTGGGGCTGCTCTGTCTCGCCATGGCCCACTCCTTTGTGATCGTATTGATTTCGGTGGCGCTCGTGGGCATGGGCTCGGCGGTCTTCCATCCCGAAGCATCGCGGCTGGCATACATGGCTTCCGGTGGGCGCCATGGCATGGCGCAATCGCTCTTCCAGGTGGGCGGCAATACGGGCAGCTCCCTGGGCCCCTTGCTCGCCGCGGCCATCATCGTGCCTTTCGGGCAGTCGAGCATCGCCTGGTTTTCGCTGATCGCCATGCTGGCCATATTCGTGATGCTGCGCATCAGCAAATGGTACCTGGGCAATACCCATCGCATCAAACCGAAAAAAGCGGCCGGCCACCATGCCGCCTTACAGCTGTCGAAAGGGAAAGTAGCCTTCGCGCTGGGGATCCTGCTGCTGCTGATCTTCTCCAAATATTTCTACATGGCGAGCCTCACCAGCTATTACACGTTCTACCTCATCGGTAAGTTCAATGTATCGGTACAGGCTGCGCAGGTGTATCTCTTCGTGTTTCTCTTCGCCATTGCGGCGGGCACCTTCATCGGCGGGCCTGTGGGCGACCGAATCGGCCGCAAATACGTGATCTGGATCTCGATCCTCGGCGTGGCGCCGTTCGCGTTGCTGATGCCGCATGCCAACCTCTTCTGGACCGTGATCCTCAGCGTCTTTATCGGCGTGATCCTTTCGTCCGCCTTCTCCGCCATCCTGGTTTATGCGCAGGAACTGATGCCGGGCAAAGTGGGCATGATCGCGGGACTGTTCTTCGGTTTCGCATTCGGCATGGCGGGCGTAGGCTCCGCGCTGCTGGGCGAACTGGCCGACCGCACCAGTATTTACTATGTGTACGAAGTGTGCGCTTACCTTCCGCTGATCGGGCTGCTCACTGGTTTCCTTCCCAACATCGAAGGCAGCCGCAAGAAATAA
- a CDS encoding DUF1501 domain-containing protein, which produces MAEKIIQEANDRAARFFSRRHFLNDCVTGLGATALGSLLGGCNLFSGSSTAPVQSLNPLEPRAPHFPARAKSVIYLHMAGAPSQLEMFDYKPELEKLHNQLCPQSILEGKKFAFIRGVPRMLGPQAVFKQHGESRAWVSDYMPHFAERVDDVSFLKAVQTDQFNHGPAQLFMHTGSARLGRPSIGSWVTWGLGSENSNLPGFVVLTSGGKTPDAGKSVWGSGFLPSVYQGVQCRSKGEPVLYLSDPEGLNRDLRYQGIQAINEVNRLEYEAFQDPEILSRISQYELAYKMQISVPGVMDINNEPQYIHELYGTEPGKESFANNCLLARKLVEKGVRFVQLFDWGWDAHGTDEATAVNYGMRNKCREIDKPISALLLDLKQRGLLDETLVVWGGEFGRTPMQENRDGKDMPYMGRDHHVDAFTMWMAGAGVKRGGSWGETDEIGFSAVKGQVAVHDVHATILQQLGFDHEKMTYQFQGRPFRLTDVHGHVIQEILG; this is translated from the coding sequence ATGGCAGAAAAAATAATTCAAGAAGCCAACGACCGGGCCGCCCGGTTTTTCTCCCGCCGCCACTTTCTCAACGACTGCGTGACGGGCCTCGGCGCCACGGCGCTGGGTTCCCTACTCGGCGGTTGCAACCTGTTTTCCGGGTCGTCCACCGCGCCGGTGCAAAGCCTCAACCCGCTGGAGCCCCGAGCGCCGCACTTCCCCGCCAGGGCTAAGAGCGTGATTTACCTGCATATGGCCGGCGCGCCCTCGCAACTGGAAATGTTCGACTATAAACCGGAACTGGAGAAACTGCATAACCAGCTCTGCCCGCAATCCATCCTCGAAGGCAAGAAGTTCGCCTTCATCCGCGGCGTGCCGCGCATGCTGGGTCCGCAGGCGGTGTTCAAGCAACACGGCGAAAGCCGCGCCTGGGTGTCGGATTATATGCCGCACTTCGCCGAGCGGGTCGATGATGTAAGCTTCCTGAAAGCGGTGCAAACCGATCAGTTCAACCACGGTCCCGCACAATTATTCATGCACACCGGCAGCGCGCGTCTCGGGCGGCCGAGCATCGGATCGTGGGTAACGTGGGGGCTGGGATCCGAGAACAGCAACCTGCCCGGCTTCGTAGTGCTGACGTCTGGCGGGAAAACGCCGGATGCGGGCAAGAGCGTCTGGGGGAGCGGGTTTCTGCCTTCTGTATACCAGGGCGTGCAATGCCGGTCGAAAGGCGAGCCTGTCCTCTATCTCAGCGATCCCGAAGGCTTGAACCGTGACCTGCGGTACCAGGGCATCCAGGCGATCAACGAAGTGAACCGGCTGGAATATGAAGCTTTCCAAGACCCTGAGATCCTGTCGCGCATATCGCAATACGAACTGGCGTACAAGATGCAGATATCCGTGCCGGGCGTGATGGATATTAATAATGAACCGCAATACATCCACGAATTATACGGCACCGAGCCGGGCAAGGAATCATTCGCTAACAATTGCCTGCTGGCCCGGAAGCTCGTGGAAAAAGGCGTCCGTTTTGTGCAGCTGTTCGACTGGGGATGGGATGCGCACGGTACCGACGAAGCCACGGCGGTAAACTACGGCATGCGCAATAAATGCCGCGAGATCGACAAGCCGATCAGCGCGCTGTTGCTCGATCTGAAGCAACGCGGGCTGCTCGATGAAACGCTCGTGGTGTGGGGCGGCGAATTCGGCCGTACGCCCATGCAGGAAAACCGCGACGGCAAAGACATGCCTTACATGGGCCGCGACCACCACGTGGACGCGTTTACCATGTGGATGGCCGGCGCTGGCGTAAAGCGCGGCGGCAGCTGGGGCGAAACCGACGAAATCGGGTTCAGCGCCGTAAAAGGACAGGTTGCCGTACACGATGTGCACGCCACCATTTTGCAACAATTGGGATTCGATCACGAAAAAATGACCTACCAGTTCCAGGGGCGGCCGTTCCGGCTGACCGATGTACATGGTCATGTTATTCAGGAAATTTTAGGATAG